In the genome of Opitutia bacterium KCR 482, one region contains:
- the hemG gene encoding protoporphyrinogen oxidase, with protein MDNKKAIVIGAGVSGMTAALKLKDRGFDVAVLEREARAGGVIGTFAKDGFKAESGSNTVMVQSKKTLDFLDRLAIKSKLETTNPAAKKRFFVKYGKPQAVPMGPLSLLTTPLFSFFGKLRLLCEPFVKPLDAEDPSMAEFILHRFGKDVLDYAIDPFMGGIYGGSPEKLSAKYAFPPFWNLEKKYGSIIRGAIKSMKEKKAAGNFFKPMTISFEGGMETLAKGLADNLGDSLKCGAKTLSIDFGGDGWQVEWVAGDEEICDNYDALVIAVPAAEIRNLPTAGSLAAALAPLDRIEYAPVATYTMGFPKDAVKNRLDGFGALTPSSEKLHILGSLYVSTLFPNRAPDGFATLTNYVGGTRNPELATLPESEMRKLVLEDLSKILGVSGEPVFEKLFFHKHAIPQYNVGYGEFLEAADEAERKFPNLSLVGAYRGGVGVSSCIESALAAAAKLADRLS; from the coding sequence ATGGACAATAAAAAAGCTATCGTCATAGGCGCGGGCGTCAGCGGCATGACAGCCGCGCTGAAACTCAAAGACAGGGGCTTCGACGTCGCGGTTCTCGAACGCGAAGCGCGCGCGGGCGGCGTAATCGGCACGTTCGCAAAGGACGGCTTCAAGGCGGAAAGCGGCTCGAACACGGTGATGGTTCAAAGCAAAAAAACTTTGGACTTCCTCGACAGGCTCGCAATCAAGTCGAAGCTCGAAACCACAAACCCCGCCGCAAAGAAACGCTTTTTTGTAAAGTACGGCAAGCCGCAGGCGGTGCCGATGGGGCCGCTCTCGCTGCTGACAACGCCGCTGTTTTCGTTCTTCGGCAAGCTCAGGCTTCTCTGCGAGCCGTTCGTAAAGCCGCTCGACGCCGAAGACCCGAGCATGGCGGAATTCATTTTGCACCGCTTCGGCAAAGACGTGCTCGACTACGCAATAGACCCGTTCATGGGCGGCATATACGGCGGAAGCCCCGAAAAGCTCTCGGCAAAATACGCGTTCCCGCCGTTCTGGAATTTGGAGAAAAAATACGGCTCGATAATACGCGGGGCAATCAAATCCATGAAGGAAAAGAAAGCGGCGGGCAACTTCTTCAAACCCATGACGATTTCATTCGAAGGCGGCATGGAAACGCTCGCAAAGGGGCTTGCCGACAACCTCGGAGACTCGCTCAAATGCGGCGCGAAAACGCTTTCAATAGACTTCGGAGGCGACGGCTGGCAGGTCGAATGGGTGGCGGGAGACGAGGAAATTTGCGACAACTACGACGCGCTCGTAATCGCAGTCCCCGCGGCGGAAATTAGAAATCTGCCGACGGCGGGAAGCCTCGCCGCCGCCCTCGCGCCCCTCGACAGAATCGAATACGCGCCCGTTGCGACATACACAATGGGGTTTCCGAAAGACGCCGTGAAAAACAGGCTCGACGGCTTCGGCGCGCTTACGCCGTCGTCGGAAAAGCTGCACATTTTAGGCTCGCTGTACGTCTCCACGCTCTTCCCGAACCGCGCGCCCGACGGATTTGCGACGCTCACAAACTACGTCGGCGGAACGCGCAACCCCGAACTCGCGACGCTTCCCGAAAGCGAAATGAGAAAGCTCGTGCTCGAAGACCTGTCGAAAATCCTCGGAGTTTCGGGAGAGCCTGTCTTCGAAAAACTTTTCTTTCACAAACACGCAATACCGCAGTACAATGTGGGCTACGGCGAATTTCTCGAAGCCGCCGACGAAGCGGAGCGCAAGTTCCCGAACTTGTCGCTCGTTGGCGCGTACCGCGGCGGCGTGGGGGTAAGCTCGTGCATCGAAAGCGCGCTCGCGGCGGCGGCGAAACTCGCCGACAGACTTTCTTGA
- a CDS encoding FeoA family protein, with product MKKNEKSENATLADLPVGASAKIVKILPDMRGKKKFADVGIMPGTELILEAKAPFGGLLRVKVMETSMAFHSEDAKNILIGDLQK from the coding sequence ATGAAAAAGAACGAAAAATCTGAAAACGCCACGCTCGCCGACCTTCCCGTCGGCGCGTCGGCGAAAATCGTGAAAATTTTGCCCGACATGCGCGGCAAAAAGAAATTCGCCGACGTCGGCATTATGCCCGGCACGGAGCTTATCCTAGAAGCGAAGGCCCCCTTCGGCGGACTCCTCAGAGTAAAGGTCATGGAAACAAGCATGGCATTCCACTCGGAGGACGCTAAAAACATTTTGATAGGAGACCTTCAAAAATGA
- a CDS encoding citrate synthase gives MTKPENAKITLNEKTYELPVVEGTAGDKGIDISKLRSQTGYITLDEGFANTGSCKSAITYINGEKGILCYRGIPIEVLAENSTFIETAYLIIYGELPTRKQMSAFSQKVLRNASLHEGMMHFFDGGFPFTAHPMAILSSLLNSVGCYYPNMVTNHREQDLEHFDDAAALLLSKVRTIAAMAYRMKNGLPLIYPKRDLGYSQNFLHMMFTEPYHEYYPHDDITKALDLILLLHADHEQNCSTSTVRMVASSGANLFASVSAGVCALWGPLHGGANQQVIQMLEEIHRSGDDGSAFVKAAKEGKTRLMGFGHRLYKTYDPRAKILRAAAEKVLKIVKVKDPLLDIAQRLEEMARSDDYFVSRNLYPNVDFYSGIILKAIGMPTDMFTVIFAIGRMPGWIAHWREVASQTKGKISRPRQIYVGAPIRDYVKMRYREGEIPSDWEDDDHKSYGGGSSENASAKA, from the coding sequence ATGACAAAACCCGAAAACGCAAAAATCACCTTAAACGAAAAGACTTACGAGCTTCCCGTCGTAGAAGGCACGGCGGGCGACAAGGGCATAGACATTTCGAAGCTCCGCTCGCAGACAGGCTACATTACGCTCGACGAAGGATTTGCAAACACAGGGTCGTGCAAAAGCGCAATCACATACATCAACGGCGAAAAGGGAATCCTCTGTTATAGGGGAATTCCGATTGAGGTGCTCGCGGAAAATTCGACATTCATCGAAACCGCCTACCTCATAATTTACGGAGAGCTTCCCACGCGCAAACAGATGAGCGCGTTCTCGCAAAAAGTGCTCCGCAACGCAAGCCTCCACGAGGGCATGATGCACTTCTTCGACGGCGGATTCCCGTTCACGGCGCACCCGATGGCGATTCTGTCGTCGCTGCTAAACTCGGTCGGCTGCTACTACCCCAACATGGTCACAAACCACAGGGAGCAAGACTTGGAGCACTTCGACGACGCCGCCGCGCTCCTGCTTAGCAAAGTCCGCACGATTGCCGCAATGGCTTACAGAATGAAAAACGGGCTGCCCCTCATCTACCCCAAGCGCGACTTGGGATACAGCCAAAATTTCCTGCACATGATGTTCACCGAGCCGTACCACGAGTACTACCCGCACGACGACATCACGAAAGCCCTCGACCTTATCCTCCTGCTCCACGCAGACCACGAGCAAAACTGCTCCACATCGACCGTCAGAATGGTCGCAAGCTCCGGCGCAAACCTGTTCGCCTCGGTTTCGGCGGGCGTGTGCGCGCTCTGGGGGCCGCTCCACGGCGGCGCAAACCAGCAGGTTATCCAGATGCTCGAAGAAATCCACCGCAGCGGCGACGACGGCAGCGCGTTCGTCAAGGCGGCGAAAGAGGGCAAGACGCGTCTGATGGGCTTCGGACACAGGCTCTACAAAACATACGACCCGCGCGCGAAAATCCTCCGCGCCGCGGCGGAAAAGGTGCTGAAAATCGTCAAGGTGAAAGACCCGCTTCTCGACATCGCCCAAAGGCTCGAAGAAATGGCGCGAAGCGACGACTATTTTGTGTCGAGAAACCTCTACCCCAACGTCGATTTTTACAGCGGAATCATTCTCAAAGCAATCGGAATGCCGACCGACATGTTCACGGTGATTTTCGCAATCGGCAGAATGCCGGGGTGGATTGCACACTGGCGCGAAGTGGCGTCGCAGACAAAGGGCAAAATCAGCCGCCCCAGACAGATTTATGTGGGCGCGCCGATTCGCGACTACGTGAAAATGCGCTACCGCGAGGGCGAAATCCCCTCGGATTGGGAGGACGACGACCACAAGTCCTACGGCGGCGGCTCTTCCGAAAACGCCTCCGCAAAAGCGTAA
- the hisH gene encoding imidazole glycerol phosphate synthase subunit HisH: protein MKNVAVIDYGMGNLMSVLRAWQRVGANARIISAPAEIADGDILVFPGQGCIVDTIKLLKSTGFDDAIRGWIAADKPFFGICLGLQALFEYSEEGDVECLGIFRGRVKKLRLDRKFKVPHMGWDNIAFKRAGNEKLLGGIDDADQFYFVHSYFVDTPQTEIVLGTTEYGGQAFTSAIARGNLVATQFHPEKSQSKGLQLYANFLANAR from the coding sequence ATGAAAAATGTTGCGGTTATCGACTACGGAATGGGAAATTTAATGAGCGTTCTCCGCGCCTGGCAGCGCGTCGGCGCGAACGCGCGAATCATCTCCGCGCCGGCGGAAATCGCGGACGGCGACATTCTCGTATTCCCCGGACAGGGCTGCATTGTGGACACAATCAAGCTGCTCAAATCGACCGGTTTCGACGACGCAATTCGCGGCTGGATTGCCGCCGACAAGCCGTTTTTCGGCATTTGCCTCGGCTTGCAGGCGCTCTTCGAATACTCCGAAGAGGGCGACGTCGAATGCCTCGGAATTTTTAGGGGGCGCGTCAAAAAACTGCGGCTCGACAGAAAATTCAAAGTTCCGCACATGGGCTGGGACAACATCGCGTTCAAACGCGCGGGCAACGAAAAACTGCTCGGCGGAATCGACGACGCCGACCAGTTCTACTTCGTCCACAGCTACTTTGTGGATACGCCGCAAACGGAAATCGTGCTGGGAACGACGGAATACGGCGGGCAGGCGTTTACAAGCGCAATCGCGCGCGGAAACCTTGTCGCCACGCAGTTCCACCCCGAAAAGAGCCAGTCGAAAGGCCTGCAACTCTATGCAAACTTCCTCGCGAACGCGCGGTAG
- the feoB gene encoding ferrous iron transport protein B, with translation MKKRFRVALAGNPNCGKTSIFNDLTGTRQHVGNYPGVTVESKSGTFEIGDLEIELIDLPGVYSLSSGSPEEEVVFNELTKPGIDLILNVVDSSIPRRSLYLTTQLAELHIPMILAFNMSDDARRKGMKFDIAKLEKYFGSPIVQTIGRTGEGMKELVVKLAETIGKLPAHNVPMLTYGADADDAINAVAAKIDALKIGRFAHIPSRFFAIKLLENDSCTAKIADFNPVKGEVKEQIAHLSDSHAIDSESFMADRRYAMLAGACSHAISMTRERRREISDKIDSVMTNKYVGLPLFLAIIYLMFVFTFTCAQPFMDWIEEGFGFLSEFVQSVWSEDTLPFWRSMVTDGIIGGVGGVIVFLPNILFLFFAIAILEDSGYMARAAFVMDGVMRKFGLQGRSFVPLVLGFGCNVPAIMATRCIESDNDRKATVMVLPLMSCGARLPIYALVIPAFFAAQYQAAMMWVMYVIGVVVALFAAKLMRNTLFKGDGEVYLMELPPYRMPTLKSLLLHMWDRGKMYLHKAGTIILATSIILFIANTYPEKTVFSKDYDAIVEQVQKEGAAKKLSEEKIEEEVASIENEKSAEMLEYTVSGRIGKFLEPMFAPIGFDWKLTTASIGALAAKEVFVSQLGILYAEGEADEESETLREKLAKVYTPLQGFCMMLFSLMSIPCLATLAVMKRELNSWKLTIAETFGLFALAYIATLIVYQIGSLLNIGTKLIS, from the coding sequence ATGAAAAAACGTTTCAGAGTTGCGCTTGCGGGCAATCCTAACTGCGGCAAAACTTCGATTTTCAACGACCTTACGGGCACGCGCCAGCACGTCGGCAACTACCCCGGCGTGACGGTCGAAAGCAAGTCGGGCACGTTTGAAATCGGCGACTTGGAAATCGAGCTTATCGACCTCCCCGGCGTGTATTCGCTGTCGTCGGGCTCGCCCGAAGAGGAAGTGGTCTTCAACGAGCTGACAAAGCCCGGAATCGACCTTATCCTCAATGTTGTGGACTCCTCGATTCCCCGCAGAAGCCTCTACCTCACGACACAGCTTGCCGAACTCCACATTCCCATGATTCTGGCGTTCAACATGAGCGACGACGCCCGCAGAAAGGGAATGAAATTCGACATCGCGAAGCTCGAAAAATACTTCGGCTCGCCGATAGTGCAGACAATCGGACGCACGGGCGAAGGCATGAAGGAGCTTGTCGTAAAGCTTGCCGAAACAATCGGGAAGCTTCCCGCGCACAACGTCCCCATGCTCACCTACGGGGCGGACGCCGACGACGCAATCAACGCCGTCGCCGCGAAAATCGACGCGCTTAAAATCGGACGTTTCGCGCACATTCCGTCGCGCTTCTTCGCAATCAAGCTGCTCGAAAACGACTCGTGCACCGCGAAAATCGCCGACTTCAATCCCGTCAAGGGCGAGGTCAAGGAGCAAATTGCCCACCTTTCGGACAGCCACGCGATAGACTCCGAAAGCTTCATGGCCGACAGACGCTACGCAATGCTTGCGGGCGCGTGCAGCCATGCGATATCAATGACGCGCGAACGCCGCCGCGAAATTTCCGACAAAATAGACTCGGTAATGACGAACAAATATGTGGGTCTCCCGCTGTTCCTCGCCATTATTTACTTGATGTTTGTATTCACGTTCACCTGCGCCCAGCCGTTTATGGACTGGATTGAGGAGGGCTTCGGTTTCCTTTCCGAATTCGTACAGTCGGTTTGGAGCGAAGACACTCTTCCGTTCTGGCGGTCGATGGTTACCGACGGTATCATCGGGGGTGTCGGCGGCGTGATTGTATTTCTGCCTAATATCCTGTTTTTGTTTTTTGCAATCGCAATTCTCGAAGATTCAGGTTACATGGCTCGCGCCGCGTTCGTAATGGACGGCGTCATGAGGAAGTTCGGCTTGCAGGGGCGTTCGTTTGTCCCGCTGGTTCTCGGCTTCGGTTGCAATGTTCCGGCGATTATGGCTACACGCTGTATCGAATCGGACAACGACCGCAAGGCTACCGTCATGGTGCTTCCCCTTATGAGCTGCGGCGCGCGCCTTCCGATTTACGCGCTCGTTATCCCCGCGTTCTTCGCGGCGCAGTATCAGGCGGCGATGATGTGGGTGATGTACGTAATAGGCGTGGTTGTCGCGCTGTTTGCGGCAAAGCTCATGCGCAACACGCTTTTCAAGGGCGACGGCGAAGTCTACCTCATGGAGCTGCCTCCGTACCGCATGCCCACGTTGAAGAGCCTTTTGCTCCACATGTGGGACAGAGGTAAAATGTACCTCCACAAAGCGGGGACAATCATTCTCGCGACATCGATAATCCTGTTCATCGCCAACACGTATCCCGAAAAGACGGTGTTCTCGAAGGACTACGACGCAATAGTCGAACAGGTGCAGAAAGAGGGCGCGGCGAAGAAGCTTTCGGAAGAGAAAATCGAAGAGGAAGTGGCTTCAATAGAAAACGAAAAGAGCGCGGAAATGCTCGAATACACGGTTTCGGGCAGAATCGGAAAGTTCCTCGAACCCATGTTCGCGCCCATCGGATTCGACTGGAAGCTGACCACGGCAAGCATCGGCGCTCTCGCCGCAAAGGAAGTGTTCGTATCGCAGCTGGGCATTCTCTACGCCGAGGGCGAAGCGGACGAAGAGTCCGAAACGCTCCGCGAAAAGCTCGCAAAAGTCTACACTCCCTTGCAGGGCTTCTGTATGATGCTATTCTCGCTGATGTCCATTCCCTGCTTGGCGACACTCGCCGTCATGAAGCGCGAATTGAACTCCTGGAAACTCACGATAGCCGAAACCTTCGGGCTGTTCGCCCTCGCGTACATCGCGACTCTCATCGTGTACCAAATCGGTTCGCTGCTTAACATCGGCACAAAGTTGATTTCATAA
- a CDS encoding carbohydrate porin: MKHYTAKTALAMCATLTTLGAFAQSANTAAAPEAEAVKGEATAETQKWYERDSLFLADATEKLSADTGFTPSVVWTGEAWGNFTRGNNIKNVVDSLFTVGFEEDLSVATGVEHAGKIGVSAFYYTASHGGDLGFESSQGGYSNIVAGEMLRAFEIYYANEFETKAGNFGFRIGQLAADEDFMGMDYSDVFLNSSLGAIPNVAPAQLFSQYNVATLGLVVYYSMGSFDATFGLYNGNVGADISSNNGFDYSNTFDTIAFWYQFGYNYSIGDLAGRVVFGGNYHSDPSKVNFDEFDDRNFYSFFVGLQQDFINDSEGNAKLGGFVRLGLVPSSKSSDNNFYADFGLNWFAPIPGRDDDVFAVAYSVIGNERDARADFGQHYDGTLEFTYRCQLTPAIAIQPDFQIFMNPVNSDSGAKETAYVLGARAEITF, from the coding sequence ATGAAACACTACACTGCAAAAACTGCACTGGCAATGTGCGCAACATTAACGACTCTCGGCGCGTTCGCGCAGAGCGCAAACACCGCAGCCGCTCCCGAAGCGGAAGCGGTCAAGGGCGAAGCTACCGCGGAGACCCAGAAATGGTACGAAAGGGACAGCCTGTTCCTTGCCGACGCCACCGAAAAGCTCTCCGCCGACACGGGTTTCACGCCCTCGGTTGTATGGACGGGCGAAGCGTGGGGCAACTTCACGCGCGGCAACAATATCAAGAACGTGGTCGATTCGCTCTTCACGGTCGGCTTTGAAGAGGATTTGTCGGTTGCAACGGGCGTCGAACACGCCGGTAAAATCGGCGTAAGCGCGTTCTACTACACGGCGTCGCACGGCGGCGACCTCGGCTTCGAATCGTCGCAGGGCGGATATTCGAACATCGTCGCGGGCGAAATGCTCCGCGCTTTCGAAATCTACTATGCAAACGAGTTTGAAACGAAAGCGGGCAACTTCGGGTTCAGAATCGGACAGCTTGCCGCCGACGAAGACTTCATGGGCATGGACTATTCCGACGTGTTCCTCAATTCGTCGCTCGGAGCTATCCCGAATGTCGCGCCCGCGCAGTTGTTTTCGCAGTACAACGTAGCGACGCTCGGCTTGGTAGTCTACTATTCGATGGGTAGCTTCGACGCGACGTTCGGCCTCTATAACGGCAACGTCGGCGCGGACATCTCCTCGAACAACGGCTTCGACTACTCCAACACTTTCGACACAATCGCCTTCTGGTACCAGTTCGGCTACAACTACTCAATCGGCGACCTCGCCGGCCGCGTAGTATTCGGCGGCAACTACCACAGCGACCCCTCGAAGGTCAATTTCGACGAATTCGACGACAGAAACTTCTACTCGTTCTTCGTAGGTCTCCAACAGGACTTCATTAACGACTCCGAAGGCAACGCAAAGCTCGGCGGTTTTGTCCGCTTGGGGCTCGTTCCCTCGTCGAAATCGTCCGACAACAACTTCTACGCCGACTTCGGACTGAACTGGTTTGCGCCGATTCCCGGCCGCGACGACGACGTGTTCGCGGTTGCGTACTCGGTCATCGGAAACGAACGCGACGCCCGCGCCGACTTCGGCCAGCACTACGACGGCACGCTCGAATTCACCTACCGCTGCCAGCTCACGCCCGCAATCGCCATTCAGCCCGATTTCCAAATCTTCATGAATCCGGTCAACAGCGACAGCGGCGCGAAGGAAACCGCGTATGTTCTCGGCGCGAGAGCCGAAATAACTTTCTAA
- the hemH gene encoding ferrochelatase, with the protein MAEARIIVSLGSPSDFSAGAAEAFLRGFLSDPLVLPLPSPFREFFARRVAKKRAAAYAKQSEKLSLGGKFITKHYAESLAEKVGAISGVPTFAAYRYGENDIARTVAKLRESGFDEFSFAAAYPQFSNATTLSAKLAAEEATRGLKFRFAQPYFDNPLYIDMLAESLGRLGDCGAIIASFHSVPESQRSPYAEQCERTVSLLCEKSGRGDIMLGWQSKTGRGRWLEPATRGLLGKCASRGIKKVGVLCPAFFCDCTETLAEIDRDARAYFLERGGESFEYAPCPNDSDAQAKLFRNIFENIK; encoded by the coding sequence GTGGCGGAAGCTCGGATAATCGTAAGCCTCGGCTCGCCCTCCGATTTCTCGGCGGGAGCGGCGGAGGCTTTTTTGCGCGGGTTTCTGTCCGACCCCCTCGTGCTCCCGCTGCCATCGCCTTTCAGGGAATTTTTCGCCCGCAGGGTGGCAAAAAAACGCGCGGCGGCATACGCAAAGCAGTCGGAAAAATTATCTCTCGGCGGAAAATTTATAACCAAGCACTACGCCGAATCGCTCGCCGAAAAAGTCGGCGCGATTTCGGGAGTGCCGACTTTCGCGGCGTACAGATACGGCGAAAACGACATAGCCCGAACCGTCGCAAAACTCCGCGAAAGCGGCTTCGACGAATTTTCCTTCGCCGCCGCCTACCCGCAGTTTTCCAACGCAACGACGCTCTCGGCAAAACTCGCGGCGGAGGAGGCGACGCGCGGGCTTAAATTCCGCTTCGCACAGCCCTACTTCGACAACCCGCTATACATAGACATGCTCGCGGAGTCGCTCGGACGGCTCGGCGACTGCGGCGCAATAATAGCGTCGTTCCATTCCGTGCCCGAATCGCAGCGCAGCCCCTATGCGGAGCAGTGCGAAAGGACGGTGTCGCTGCTCTGCGAGAAATCGGGGCGCGGAGACATCATGCTCGGCTGGCAGTCGAAGACGGGGCGCGGCAGGTGGCTTGAGCCTGCGACGCGCGGACTGCTCGGCAAATGCGCGTCGCGCGGAATAAAAAAAGTCGGCGTTCTCTGCCCCGCGTTTTTTTGCGACTGCACCGAAACCCTCGCCGAAATCGACCGCGACGCCCGCGCGTATTTTCTTGAACGCGGCGGGGAATCGTTCGAATATGCGCCGTGCCCGAACGACTCGGACGCGCAGGCAAAACTTTTCCGCAACATTTTCGAAAACATAAAATGA